One stretch of Cololabis saira isolate AMF1-May2022 chromosome 15, fColSai1.1, whole genome shotgun sequence DNA includes these proteins:
- the LOC133460514 gene encoding four and a half LIM domains protein 3-like, which yields MSDRFDCQNCNESLYGRKYIQVEGEPHCIPCYDRLHANTCQECKEVIGHNAKELAYEDRFYHEHCFRCLRCERSLADESFTSQDGGLVCSDCYCSEFSSKCAACDKTVMPGSRMLEYDGSTWHEDCFVCGGCEKSIGAEAFIPDQGSYYCVPCYEGRFAPQCSHCKKALTKGGVTYKDEVWHKECFLCTGCKAPLAGQPFTSQGDSPYCVKCFSSLYAKKCAGCNTAITGFGDGKYVSFEDRQWHQPCFKCTRCSVSLVGSGFFPDRDQILCTDCNSDE from the exons ATGAGCGACCGCTTCGACTGCCAGAACTGCAACGAGTCCTTATACGGACGCAAGTACATCCAGGTGGAGGGTGAGCCGCACTGCATCCCCTGCTACGACCGCCTGCACGCCAACACCTGCCAGGAGTGTAAAGAAGTCATCGGACACAATGCCAAG GAGCTGGCCTACGAGGACCGGTTCTACCACGAGCACTGCTTCCGCTGCCTGCGCTGCGAGCGCTCGCTGGCCGACGAGTCCTTCACCAGCCAGGACGGCGGTCTGGTCTGCAGCGACTGCTACTGCAGCGAGTTCTCCTCCAAGTGTGCGGCCTGCGACAAGACCGTCATGCCAG GATCCCGGATGTTGGAGTACGACGGCTCCACGTGGCACGAGGACTGCTTCGTGTGCGGCGGCTGTGAGAAGTCGATCGGCGCTGAGGCCTTCATCCCGGACCAGGGCAGCTACTACTGCGTGCCGTGCTACGAGGGCCGGTTCGCGCCGCAGTGCAGCCACTGCAAAAAG GCGCTGACTAAAGGAGGGGTGACCTACAAGGACGAGGTGTGGCACAAGGAGTGCTTCCTCTGCACGGGCTGCAAGGCGCCGCTAGCCGGCCAGCCCTTCACCTCGCAGGGCGACAGTCCGTACTGCGTCAAGTGTTTCAGCAGCCTCTACGCCAAGAAGTGTGCCGGCTGCAACACGGCCATCACAG GGTTCGGAGATGGGAAGTACGTTTCCTTCGAGGACCGGCAGTGGCACCAGCCGTGCTTCAAGTGCACGCGCTGCTCCGTGTCGCTGGTGGGCTCCGGCTTCTTCCCCGATCGCGACCAGATTCTGTGCACAGACTGCAACAGCGACGAGTGA